The proteins below come from a single Zea mays cultivar B73 chromosome 8, Zm-B73-REFERENCE-NAM-5.0, whole genome shotgun sequence genomic window:
- the sbp9 gene encoding SBP-transcription factor 9 isoform X1 — MEAGFLWKEIGDQAGAARMSGGNKNRSLDWDLNDWRWDANLFLATPAAAAPSESISRELSRGQGEIDFGVVVDKRRRLSPEEDGSGGCSNSAVADGDNSHVVCVQRGRNTEETRPRKGANSSTTPSCQVDGCQADLSGARDYHKRHKVCEAHTRTTVVCINNVEHRFCQQCSRFHLLHEFDDGKKSCRSRLAQHNGRRRKVQPQPAVNGNSMNEDQSLSSTLFLLLKQLSGLESGSSSEQINHPNSLVNLLKNLAAIASTHAYQDVLKNATSISSNDGNNAANGSIMHEQTIRSIPVRRESLAEEPAVKRRVQDFDLNDSCIEEAESRTDKIVFKLFGKEPKDFPVDLREQILNWLSHYPTDMESYIRPGCVILTIYLHLPNWMWDEFNDDPASWIENLISLSNDGFWRTGWLYARVQDCLTLSCNGSLMFASPWQPVIGDKHQRLCVTPIAVDCSSSVKFSVKGFNIVQPTTKLLCVFDEKYLIQEETQMLLEDSTMQQGPQCLTFSCSFPCTSGRGFIEIEDYDQSSLSVPFVVTDKDVCSEIRMLEHGLDLVSFDQTSKRIDDLMIYRSRALHFLHEIGWLLQRSHVRATSEQRQYCPDRFPVARFRWLLSFAVDQEWCAVLRKLLNTMFQGDIDVLSPIEFALGENLLHTAVKKRSKPLVEFLLRYTTTNIAPVGGGDGAPVQFLFTPAMTELSNITPLHIAATISDAIGVLDALTDDPQQLGIKAWKNARDATGFTPEEYAAKRGNISYIQMVQDKIDRRVTRAHVSVTIPSTIDTVGKHGSRMKPADQITFGVEKKQLSINQTLSCRQCVQQAQQLAFHPRTNRFLSNRTAMLSLVSIAAVCVCVGLIMKSLPQVGCMKPFLWDNIRWGPN, encoded by the exons ATGGAAGCCGGTTTCCTGTGGAAAGAGATCGGTGACCAAGCCGGTGCGGCGAGAATGTCCGGTGGGAACAAGAACAGGAGCCTCGACTGGGATTTGAACGACTGGAGGTGGGACGCCAACCTGTTCCTGGCCACACCAGCGGCCGCCGCGCCATCCGAGTCCATCAGCAGGGAGCTGAGCCGAGGTCAGGGGGAGATCGATTTCGGCGTCGTCGTTGACAAGAGGCGGCGGCTCTCACCAGAGGAGGACGGCAGCGGTGGGTGCAGCAATTCTGCGGTAGCAGATGGAGACAACAGTCACGTGGTGTGTGTTCAGAGAGGGCGGAACACTGAGGAGACGAGACCCAGGAAAGGTGCCAATTCGAGCACCACTCCTTCTTGCCAGGTTGACGGCTGCCAAGCTGATCTTAGTGGTGCCAGGGACTACCATAAGAGGCACAAGGTGTGTGAAGCGCATACCAGGACAACAGTGGTCTGCATCAATAATGTAGAGCATCGGTTCTGTCAGCAGTGCAGCAG GTTTCACCTTCTTCACGAATTTGATGATGGTAAGAAGAGCTGCCGATCACGTCTGGCACAACATAATGGAAGGAGAAGGAAAGTTCAACCGCAACCTGCTGTGAACGGGAATTCCATGAATGAAGATCAGTCTCTAAGTAGCACCTTATTCCTTCTGTTAAAACAACTTTCCGGGCTCGAGT CTGGTAGCTCTTCTGAGCAAATCAACCATCCTAATTCTTTGGTTAACCTTTTGAAGAACCTTGCTGCTAttgctagcacacatgcatatcaaGATGTTCTAAAGAATGCAACTTCAATATCATCAAATGATGGTAATAATGCTGCAAATGGCTCTATAATGCATGAGCAAACCATACGGTCAATTCCTGTCAGGAGAGAATCATTAGCAG AAGAGCCTGCGGTGAAAAGACGAGTACAGGACTTTGATTTGAACGATTCATGCATTGAAGAAGCCGAG AGCCGAACAGATAAAATTGTGTTCAAACTCTTTGGAAAAGAGCCAAAAGATTTTCCTGTAGATCTACGGGAACAG ATCCTAAACTGGTTGTCGCATTATCCAACTGATATGGAAAGTTATATTAGACCTGGTTGTGTTATTCTAACTATTTACCTTCACCTCCCTAATTGGATGTGGGATGAG TTTAATGATGACCCAGCTTCATGGATAGAAAATCTTATTAGCTTATCCAATGATGGATTCTGGAGAACAGGATGGTTGTATGCTAGGGTACAGGACTGCCTAACACTGAGTTGCAATG GTAGTCTTATGTTTGCATCTCCCTGGCAACCGGTAATTGGTGACAAGCATCAGAGACTGTGTGTAACTCCAATTGCAGTTGATTGTTCTTCGTCAGTAAAATTCTCTGTGAAAGGTTTCAATATAGTTCAGCCAACCACAAA ATTACTTTGTGTGTTTGATGAAAAATATTTAATTCAAGAAGAGACACAAATGCTACTTGAAGATTCAACTATGCAGCAAGGCCCTCAATGCCTGACCTTCTCTTGTTCCTTTCCTTGTACAAGTGGAAGAGGATTCATAGAG ATTGAAGACTATGATCAAAGCAGCCTTTCTGTTCCCTTTGTTGTCACGGACAAAGATGTATGTTCTGAGATTCGGATGTTGGAGCATGGATTGGATTTAGTTTCATTTGATCAAACCTCCAAAAGAATAGATGATCTGATGATTTATCGCAGTCGAGCATTACATTTTTTGCATGAAATCGGATGGCTTCTTCAAAGGAGCCATGTGCGAGCTACGTCTGAGCAGCGACAATATTGTCCTGACCGCTTCCCTGTTGCAAGATTTAGATGGCTGCTATCCTTTGCAGTTGATCAGGAATGGTGTGCTGTTCTAAGGAAGCTTCTGAACACCATGTTCCAGGGTGATATTGATGTATTGTCACCAATTGAATTTGCCTTGGGAGAAAATCTATTGCATACTGCGGTCAAAAAACGCTCAAAGCCTTTAGTTGAATTTCTATTAAGATACACCACAACAAATATTGCtccagtgggcggtggagatggtGCTCCAGTTCAGTTCTTGTTCACTCCTGCGATGACTGAACTGTCAAATATCACACCTCTTCATATTGCAGCCACAATCAGTGATGCTATTGGTGTTTTAGATGCTTTAACTGATGATCCTCAGCAG TTGGGAATCAAAGCGTGGAAGAATGCTCGTGACGCCACTGGCTTCACTCCTGAGGAATATGCTGCAAAGAGAGGCAACATATCCTATATTCAAATGGTACAGGACAAAATTGACAGAAGGGTGACCAGAGCTCATGTCTCGGTTACCATCCCCAGCACAATTGATACTGTCGGAAAGCATGGTAGCCGAATGAAGCCTGCCGATCAAATCACATTTGGTGTTGAGAAAAAACAACTAAGCATCAACCAAACATTGAGCTGCAGACAGTGTGTCCAGCAGGCCCAGCAGCTTGCATTCCATCCCCGGACAAATAGGTTTCTGTCTAATAGGACTGCGATGCTTTCCTTGGTCTCCATTGCTGCCGTCTGCGTCTGTGTGGGATTGATCATGAAGAGCCTGCCACAAGTTGGTTGTATGAAGCCTTTCCTCTGGGACAATATACGTTGGGGCCCCAATTGA